A part of Carcharodon carcharias isolate sCarCar2 chromosome 6, sCarCar2.pri, whole genome shotgun sequence genomic DNA contains:
- the LOC121278871 gene encoding collagen alpha-1(I) chain-like, which translates to MSSGSPPSVAAAAGSGPGRSRFTHWRSERGFQQVRPGERPGSGVRGEAGVRGPGRGRGPGRGRGPGSGERPGSGVRGEAGVRGEAGVRGEAGVRGEAGVRGEAGVRSPGRGRGPGSGERPGSGERPGSGVRGEAGVRGPGRGRGPGSGERPGSGVRGEAGVRGEAGVRGEAGVRAEAGVRGPGRGRGPGRGRGPGRGRGPGSGERPGSGERPGSGVRGEAGVRGPGRGRGPGSGERPGSGVRGEAGVRGEAGVRGPGRGRGPGSGERPGSGVRGEAGVRGEAGVRGEAGVRAEAGVRGPGRGRGPGRGRGPGRGRGPGSGERPGSGVRGEAGVRGPGRGRGPGRGRGPGSGERPGSGVRGEAGVRSPVSGGPAWQPRGPRPPEAADSAAVCPRPGGPVAGLRPGGRRRPE; encoded by the coding sequence TTCCCCTCCCTCTGTGGCGGCGGCGGCGGGATCGGGCCCGGGGCGGAGCCGCTTCACTCACTGGCGGTCGGAGCGCGGCTTCCAGCAGGTGAGGCCCGGGGAGAGGCCGGGGTCCGGGGTCCGGGGAGAGGCCGGGGTCCGGGGTCCGGGGAGAGGCCGGGGTCCGGGGAGAGGCCGGGGTCCGGGGTCCGGGGAGAGGCCGGGGTCCGGGGTCCGGGGAGAGGCCGGGGTCCGGGGAGAGGCCGGGGTCCGGGGAGAGGCCGGGGTCCGGGGAGAGGCCGGGGTCCGGGGAGAGGCCGGGGTCCGGAGTCCGGGGAGAGGCCGGGGTCCGGGGTCCGGGGAGAGGCCGGGGTCCGGGGAGAGGCCGGGGTCCGGAGTCCGGGGAGAGGCCGGGGTCCGGGGTCCGGGGAGAGGCCGGGGTCCGGGGTCCGGGGAGAGGCCGGGGTCCGGGGTCCGGGGAGAGGCCGGGGTCCGGGGAGAGGCCGGGGTCCGGGGAGAGGCCGGGGTCCGGGCAGAGGCCGGGGTCCGGGGTCCGGGGAGAGGCCGGGGTCCGGGGAGAGGCCGGGGTCCGGGCAGAGGCCGGGGTCCGGGGTCCGGGGAGAGGCCGGGGTCCGGGGAGAGGCCGGGGTCCGGGGTCCGGGGAGAGGCCGGGGTCCGGGGTCCGGGGAGAGGCCGGGGTCCGGGGTCCGGGGAGAGGCCGGGGTCCGGGGTCCGGGGAGAGGCCGGGGTCCGGGGAGAGGCCGGGGTCCGGGGTCCGGGGAGAGGCCGGGGTCCGGGGTCCGGGGAGAGGCCGGGGTCCGGGGTCCGGGGAGAGGCCGGGGTCCGGGGAGAGGCCGGGGTCCGGGGAGAGGCCGGGGTCCGGGCAGAGGCCGGGGTCCGGGGTCCGGGGAGAGGCCGGGGTCCGGGGAGAGGCCGGGGTCCGGGCAGAGGCCGGGGTCCGGGGTCCGGGGAGAGGCCGGGGTCCGGGGTCCGGGGAGAGGCCGGGGTCCGGGGTCCGGGGAGAGGCCGGGGTCCGGGGAGAGGCCGGGGTCCGGGGTCCGGGGAGAGGCCGGGGTCCGGGGTCCGGGGAGAGGCCGGGGTCCGGAGTCCGGTGTCCGGGGGTCCGGCCTGGCAGCCGCGCGGCCCGAGGCCCCCGGAAGCCGCGGACTCGGCTGCAGTTTGTCCCCGGCCTGGAGGACCTGTCGCCGGCCTCAGGCCTGGAGGGAGGCGGAGGCCCGAGTGA